A stretch of Megalobrama amblycephala isolate DHTTF-2021 linkage group LG14, ASM1881202v1, whole genome shotgun sequence DNA encodes these proteins:
- the LOC125246335 gene encoding uncharacterized protein LOC125246335 produces MKTVAFLCFSFLCSRCTLCTSPSDSLETKSVTDVYEYLWENNKYIASDTIEVDFLQEMQNGSLQAERYISFTMQDINYILNVTKMLKEMSTKVILPVDLRNFMIGRYSSYKKYSDLILNQFFFTREPTIRPTPAMMKYLSFYRNLMKDDPVYFAVGLLPCERLWGWLAENLNTPPTTAYYFWKVENMGGHPEKHYRALLNKYLNTPKKVAKANAVFRAQMQNEHNFFFSS; encoded by the exons ATGAAGACTGTggcttttctttgttttagttTCTTATGTTCTAG GTGCACACTCTGTACCAGCCCGAGTGACAGTTTGGAAACTAAATCTGTGACAGATGTTTATGAATATCTCTGGGAGAACAACAAATACATTGCCTCCGATACAATCGAGGTGGACTTCCTACAAGAAATGCAGAACGGCAGTCTGCAGGCAGAGCGATACATCAGCTTCACCATGCAAGACATAAACTACATACTGAATGTGACGAAAATGTTGAAGGAAATGAGTACTAAAGTAATCCTGCCTGTTGACCTCAGGAATTTCATGATTGGCCGATACTCgagttataaaaaatattcagaCTTAATTCTCAATCAATTCTTTTTTAcg CGTGAGCCAACCATTCGGCCAACTCCAGCTATGATGAAGTATCTGTCGTTCTACAGAAACCTGATGAAAGATGATCCGGTGTACTTTGCCGTGGGTCTTCTGCCCTGCGAACGACTCTGGGGGTGGCTGGCTGAAAACCTCAACACACCTCCAACTACTGCGTACTACTTTTGGAAGGTGGAGAATATGGGCGGCCATCCTGAGAAGCACTACAGAGCTCTGCTGAACAAGTATCTGAACACGCCTAAAAAAGTTGCGAAGGCCAATGCTGTATTCCGTGCACAGATGCAAAACGAGCACAATTTCTTCTTCTCATCTTGA
- the LOC125246358 gene encoding guanylate-binding protein 2-like, translating into MDKPVCLIDTESDGKLCVQQSAIQILQQIQQPVVVVAVVGLYRTGKSYLMNRLAGQQTGFALGSTIESKTKGIWMWCVDHPTKAGTTLVLLDTEGLGDVDKVTKTRVLKHN; encoded by the exons ATGGACAAACCAGTGTGCTTGATTGACACAGAGTCAGATGGGAAGCTGTGTGTGCAGCAGTCAGCTATACAGATCCTGCAGCAGATCCAGCAGCCAGTGGTGGTGGTGGCCGTGGTGGGTCTCTACCGCACCGGGAAGTCCTACCTGATGAATCGCCTCGCAGGACAACAAACAG GGTTTGCATTGGGCAGCACCATTGAGTCCAAGACGAAGGGCATCTGGATGTGGTGTGTGGATCACCCCACTAAAGCAGGAACCACTCTGGTGCTGCTGGACACTGAGGGACTCGGAGACGTGGACAAGGTGACAAAAACCAGAGTACTGAAACACAACTAA